GGAAAGCGAAGCGTTCGAGAAGCTCGACGAGGGCAAGGCGATGAACCTTGCCTATCCGGTGAACGTCGCCGCCGAAGCGGTGATCATCGTCAAGCTCGCCCGTCGTCCGGGCGTGTCCGAGGCGCGCAAGGCAGGGGCGACGCTGGCCAAGCAGCCCGGCAGTTCCGCTTTGCATGTGCTCTGCGGCAACCTGCGCCGGGCCGAAGAGGTGGCTTTCGGCTACGCCCTGCGCGCCTATGAGTACACAGATCAGAAAACGGCAGAAAAAACAGAGCCTTCCGGCGCGACCTTCATCGTAAATGCCCCGGACGAGGTGACCCCGGCCTTCGAGACGCTCAAGGCCATCGCGGACGGCGTCTTCTTCACCCGCGACCTGACCAACATGCCCGCCAACGTGCTGACCACGACCGAATTCGCCAGCCAGCTGTCCGAGCTGACGTCTTTGGGTCTAAAGGTCGAGGTGCTGGAAGAGAAAGACCTCGAAAAGCTCGGCATGGGTTCGCTTCTGTGTGTTGGACAGGGCTCTGACAGCCCGTCAAAGGTCGTCGTGATGGAATGGAACGGCGGGGCGAAAGGCGACAAGCCCTTCGCGCTGATTGGCAAGGGCGTCGTGTTCGACACGGGCGGCATTTCGCTGAAACCCGCGGGCGGCATGGAAGACATGACCATGGATATGGGCGGCGCGGGCGTCGTATCGGGCGTGATGAAGGCGCTGGCGGCGCGCAAGGCCAAGGCCAATGTGGTCGGGCTGGTCGGGCTGGTGGAAAACATGCCGTCCGGAAATGCCGTGCGCCCGGGTGACGTGGTCACATCCATGAAGGGTGACACGATCGAGGTGATCAACACCGACGCCGAAGGTCGCCTCGTGCTGGCCGACGTTCTCTGGTACGCGCAAGAGCGGTTCGAGCCCATCGGCATGATCAACCTCGCCACGCTCACCGGCGCGATCATCATCGGGCTGGGCCATGAGAATGCGGGCGTTTTCTCCAACAATGACGCGCTGGCGAATGCGTTCTTGAAAGCCGCCGGGGCCGAGGAAGAAGGCGCATGGCGCATGCCTATGGGCAAGGCCTATGACGACCAGCTGAAATCGCGCATCGCGGATATGAAGAACGTGGGCGGCCGCCCCGCAGGCTCAATCACCGCCGCGCAGTTCCTGCAGCGCTTCGTCAAGCCAGAGACGCCGTGGTGCCATCTCGACATCGCCGGCGTGGCCTCGGTCAAATCCGAGACGGAGTTCGCCCCGAAAGGCGCCACCGGCTGGGGCGTTCGCGCGCTCAACCGCCTGATCGCGGACAATTTCGAGGGCGAATAGGGCGTGGGCGCGGTCTTCTTCTACCACATGACCACGCAGCCCGTTGAGGTCACCTTGCCCATGCTCTTGGGCAAGGCCCGCGGGGCAGGGTGGCGCGTGGTGGTCCGCGGGGCCGCGCCGGATCGGCTCGACCGTCTCGACGAGGTGCTCTGGACGGCCAATGATGGCTTCCTGCCCCATGGCCGCGCGGGCGGGCCCCATGATGCAGACCAGCCGATCCTGCTGACCGAGGGTGGCGAGGTGCCAAATGGCGCGTCCTGCCTCGTCTCGCTCGACGGGGCAGAGCTGAGCGCGCCCGAGATCGCGGCGTCAGACCGCGCGATGATCCTGTTCGACGGCAATGACGGCGACGCCGTGACAACGGCCCGCGCCCAATGGAAGGCGCTGACCGCCGCCGGATGTGAGGCGCAGTACTGGTCGCAGGAAAGCGGCCGCTGGGAAATGAAGGCGCAGCACCCGAAGCCCGAGGGCTGAGGGGCAGGGCGCGACAAGGGGGCACTCATGGCCAACACACAAAAACAGACGCGCGACCTGATCGAGGGCAAGCCCGCCCTGATCGTGATCGACATCCAGAAGAGCACGTTCATCGACGACAGCGAAGAGCGCTCCATCGCCAATATGCCCGGCTACAAGGACCGGATGCTGGCCGCCCGCGCGTTGGTTGACGCGGCCCATGACGCCGCGATCCCGGTGATCTTCATCCAGGAGGTCCACCGCCCCGATCTGGTCGATTTCGGCCGCGAGCTGGACGGGGACGAGGATATTCACTGCCTCGACGGGGATCCCCGAACCGCGATCGCGAAAGAGGAAATGGGCTTCCGCCCGGGCGATTACGCCGTCCCCAAGCGCCGCTACTCGGCCTTCTTCGGCACCGATCTGGAGATCCTGCTGCGCGGCTTGCAGGTCGACACGTTGATCCTGTGCGGCGGGCTGACGGATGTCTGCGTGCATTACACTTTCGTGGACGGCCACCAGTCGGATTATTTCTGCCGCGTGGTTGAAGACTGTGTCGGCGGCTCGTCTGTCGAGGCCCACGAGGCATCGCTGCGGGCGATGGAGTATCTGCAAACCGGCGCGGTCAGATCGCGCGACAGCGTGATTGAGGCGATGAAGCGTTCCCAGGGCGGCTGATCCGCCTTGCAGGCGCACAGCGACTTACGCTTTCCGGGACCCCATACTGCTAGATTCCCAACACGCAGCTCAGTCTTTTCCACCCAACCGCCAGAGCGCTTTCGCGAAAAGACTTTAGTTCAATGTCTGGACTGCGGGGTATCAAGACGGGCGCTGCATCTGCGCCATGGTCCGCTAGGCGAGCATGAGGGGCGTGGTACTCGTCCGACGCCCCTCATGGAGAGAAGGTTCAGCTTGATTTGCGCCGACGCATGAATGCAAGCAAGCCCATCCCACCCAAAAGGAGCGGCAACCCGGCAGGCAGCGGCACGGGTGATGGTGTACTGTTGCTCAGGAGCACGTTGTCCATGCCAAATCCGTCGCCACGATTGGTCGAGGAAAATGTCAATGCAGTCGCCGTTTCACCCGCATCGAGCGTGAAGCCGAAAAAGCCGACATCAATTCCAATGTTCTGATTGATAGTGCGGGTACCAAGATTCGTGGTCAGCAGAATTTCGGTACTTGTCGCCAGTTCTTTGAACGTCGCTCCGAACCCGGTGATCGCAGTGTCAAAGCTGATTGTCGCGGTTGTAACACCGGCACTCAGGAAGAAATGGGCAAAGGGTGACCCATTCACGTCCGCGAAGGTTCCGAACGAGAACGGATCGGTGTCGATCTGATTCTGAGTATCTCTGTTCTGATTGGAACCCGAAGAACTGAGAGAAAACGGACCGACGTCAAAGGATGAATTGCGGAAGGATTGATCAGCGAGAAAGCTGTTGAAGTTCTCGCTTACGTCCGCAGATCCGCCGATCGCGGTCAAGTAATTCGCTTCACTCGTAAATGTCGTGGCCGCCGTTGCGGCACCGGCAAAGCCAGCCGCACTTAACCCAGTGACTATTGCGACAATCGTCTTAAGTGTCATCGTTATATCCCCCTCTCAAAATAATGGGCTCCAAAGGCCATTACCGATCACGTTGTGATACGCCGTTACGATGGGGAGATAGGATAAACACAGGTTCCTCATCTGTCATCATCCAAGGGGAGCGTGGGTCAGATTATCCACGTATTTTACCAGTGAGATGGAACAAAACCGGAATAAACGCCCTCATTGTTTCCAAATCGAACACAAAAGCGGCTTTTGGATCCAACGCGGAGAAGCGGTAGAGAGGGCTCAAACACGACCCTCATCGTCATTTGCGACTGACCTTCCTGAGGGGTGAAGACGTCTTCCGGAATTGATAACTCACCATGGCCTACGGAAAGCGCCGCGCGCGGCGGTTTGGCGGGCCATGGCCGGGCTGGTCCAAAAATGCAGAACCATTCTGCAGATTTCACCAATTTCTGAAGGTCCCGATCGCGCCTATTCCAGCATGCGAAACACCTGCAAGAAATGGCTCATCATGGCATCCCTGACACGGCGCGAATGGGCGCTTTTGACCTTCATCCTCATCTATTCCTTTATCCCCACCTTTGGCGGGCTGCTGCGCGTGGCGGAGCTTGCGGGCGGCTTGAGCGTCATCCCCGAAAACCTGCGCGCAAGCCTGCAACCCTTGCCGATCCTGCTTCATATCCTGGGGAGTTTTGTCTTTTGCCTGTTTGGCGCGTTGCAATTCCTGCCGACCCTTCGGGCCAACCACCCGGGCCTGCATCGCGCGGCCGGGCGATGGATCGTGTTTTCAGGTCTGATCAGTGCGGCCACAGGGCTTTGGATGACCCTTGTCTTCGTCTTCCCGCCGGAGCTGCAAGGCCCTCTGCTCTACACCGCGCGCCTGATCTTCAGCTTGGCGATGATGGCGCTGATCGTCTGGGCCGTTGTCGCGATCCGCACACGCAACGTGCCAAGCCACAGCGCCGCGATGCTGCGCGCCTATGCCATCGCCCAAGGCGCGTCGACGCAGACGGTTTTCGGCATCACATGGATGGTAGTATTCGGGGCGGACGCGACGGGCCTGGCGCGGGATGCGATGATGGTCCTGGCATGGCTCGTCAATATCGCCGTGGCAGAGGCGTTGATCTACCGCTCCAGTATGAGCGTGCCGCGGTTGATCTCGATCCGCTCGAACCGCTCGAGGTAGTCCATACCCAGCAGGGACGTCTCCAGCTCGCCGTCGTTGACGTAGGCCCGGACAGAGCCTTCATCGATGCCGCCGAGCGTCACATCATCGAGCGTCACCCGGGCCGTGCGCACCATGCCGTTCGCGGTCGATGCGCGGCCGGTGAAGAACAGCTCGTCCTCGGAGATACCGACCCGCGCCGCGTCCTGCTTGCTCAGCACGACATTCGACGCGCCGGTGTCGACGATGAAGTTCACCGGCGTCTCGCCCACATTGAGCGTCATGTAGTAATGTCCGTCGGACTGGCGCGGCAGCTCGATCCGGCCTTGCTCCGTCAGCACCGTCTGGCGGGGCATCACCGTCTGCGACAGGTCGTTCCACAGCCCGTAGCCGATGATAACGCCCACGAAAATGATGCCCCAGAGCATCGCACCGCGCAGCGCCTCGCCGATCCGGTCCCGCTGGGAGACCAGAAAATACCCGCCAACCACCGCGCCCAGAAGCACGAGGTAGATCAGCCGTC
The nucleotide sequence above comes from Litoreibacter ponti. Encoded proteins:
- a CDS encoding retropepsin-like aspartic protease family protein, translating into MTDDDYGRLIYLVLLGAVVGGYFLVSQRDRIGEALRGAMLWGIIFVGVIIGYGLWNDLSQTVMPRQTVLTEQGRIELPRQSDGHYYMTLNVGETPVNFIVDTGASNVVLSKQDAARVGISEDELFFTGRASTANGMVRTARVTLDDVTLGGIDEGSVRAYVNDGELETSLLGMDYLERFERIEINRGTLILER
- a CDS encoding cysteine hydrolase; amino-acid sequence: MANTQKQTRDLIEGKPALIVIDIQKSTFIDDSEERSIANMPGYKDRMLAARALVDAAHDAAIPVIFIQEVHRPDLVDFGRELDGDEDIHCLDGDPRTAIAKEEMGFRPGDYAVPKRRYSAFFGTDLEILLRGLQVDTLILCGGLTDVCVHYTFVDGHQSDYFCRVVEDCVGGSSVEAHEASLRAMEYLQTGAVRSRDSVIEAMKRSQGG
- a CDS encoding DNA polymerase III subunit chi, whose amino-acid sequence is MGAVFFYHMTTQPVEVTLPMLLGKARGAGWRVVVRGAAPDRLDRLDEVLWTANDGFLPHGRAGGPHDADQPILLTEGGEVPNGASCLVSLDGAELSAPEIAASDRAMILFDGNDGDAVTTARAQWKALTAAGCEAQYWSQESGRWEMKAQHPKPEG
- a CDS encoding DUF2306 domain-containing protein — protein: MASLTRREWALLTFILIYSFIPTFGGLLRVAELAGGLSVIPENLRASLQPLPILLHILGSFVFCLFGALQFLPTLRANHPGLHRAAGRWIVFSGLISAATGLWMTLVFVFPPELQGPLLYTARLIFSLAMMALIVWAVVAIRTRNVPSHSAAMLRAYAIAQGASTQTVFGITWMVVFGADATGLARDAMMVLAWLVNIAVAEALIYRSSMSVPRLISIRSNRSR
- a CDS encoding leucyl aminopeptidase; translation: MTALHPVTFAATDIDAIKEAEGRLAIFVPQAGTLDVTARRVNRLTRGAVARAVESEAFEKLDEGKAMNLAYPVNVAAEAVIIVKLARRPGVSEARKAGATLAKQPGSSALHVLCGNLRRAEEVAFGYALRAYEYTDQKTAEKTEPSGATFIVNAPDEVTPAFETLKAIADGVFFTRDLTNMPANVLTTTEFASQLSELTSLGLKVEVLEEKDLEKLGMGSLLCVGQGSDSPSKVVVMEWNGGAKGDKPFALIGKGVVFDTGGISLKPAGGMEDMTMDMGGAGVVSGVMKALAARKAKANVVGLVGLVENMPSGNAVRPGDVVTSMKGDTIEVINTDAEGRLVLADVLWYAQERFEPIGMINLATLTGAIIIGLGHENAGVFSNNDALANAFLKAAGAEEEGAWRMPMGKAYDDQLKSRIADMKNVGGRPAGSITAAQFLQRFVKPETPWCHLDIAGVASVKSETEFAPKGATGWGVRALNRLIADNFEGE
- a CDS encoding VPLPA-CTERM sorting domain-containing protein, which gives rise to MTLKTIVAIVTGLSAAGFAGAATAATTFTSEANYLTAIGGSADVSENFNSFLADQSFRNSSFDVGPFSLSSSGSNQNRDTQNQIDTDPFSFGTFADVNGSPFAHFFLSAGVTTATISFDTAITGFGATFKELATSTEILLTTNLGTRTINQNIGIDVGFFGFTLDAGETATALTFSSTNRGDGFGMDNVLLSNSTPSPVPLPAGLPLLLGGMGLLAFMRRRKSS